The following proteins are encoded in a genomic region of Aerococcaceae bacterium DSM 111021:
- a CDS encoding VOC family protein: MTNTIKEPIFDVHQLSHTELFTPVLKDSVEFFTKVLGMTIVHEEGDSIYLRAYEDVYLYSLILTKAKEAGMGFSAFRTSSQPALDRRVAALKEAGREVEVRNNNYGYGTSYRFEDLDGHVIELFWEVEKYKASENLESKLNNRAQRKPARGVPVRRIDHINLMTHPDMVHENHEFWRDVLGFRVREGVLNEKDEFFATWLSVSPLVHEVALMGDELGGHGRLHHLAFWYGIPQHLNDLSELCVEHGIPIEAGPLKHGVSQALCMYIIEPGGNRIELFGDSGYLILDPDWETVKWAPEDAAKAIIWYGGELPETYFRYGTPRIEDQTDDLNCYFNPIKNSLEKEDMAVHISKERERKLYDTFEFDLSDE, from the coding sequence ATGACAAACACAATTAAGGAACCTATTTTTGATGTACATCAGTTATCGCATACAGAGTTATTTACACCCGTATTGAAAGATTCGGTTGAATTCTTTACAAAGGTTTTAGGTATGACAATTGTTCATGAAGAAGGCGACTCAATTTACTTACGCGCTTATGAAGACGTTTACTTATATTCATTGATTCTGACAAAAGCTAAAGAAGCGGGAATGGGATTCTCAGCATTCCGTACTAGTTCACAACCAGCTTTAGACAGACGTGTTGCTGCGCTAAAAGAAGCAGGTAGAGAAGTAGAAGTTCGTAATAATAACTATGGTTACGGAACATCATATCGCTTTGAGGATTTAGATGGACACGTTATTGAATTATTCTGGGAAGTTGAAAAATACAAAGCATCAGAAAACTTGGAATCTAAGTTAAATAACCGTGCGCAACGTAAGCCAGCACGTGGTGTTCCAGTTCGTCGTATTGATCATATTAACTTAATGACACATCCGGATATGGTTCACGAAAACCACGAATTCTGGCGTGATGTATTAGGATTCCGTGTACGTGAAGGGGTATTAAACGAAAAAGATGAGTTCTTCGCAACTTGGTTATCAGTATCACCATTAGTTCATGAGGTTGCTTTAATGGGTGACGAACTTGGAGGACACGGACGTCTTCACCACTTGGCATTCTGGTATGGAATTCCTCAACACTTGAATGACTTATCAGAATTATGTGTGGAGCATGGTATTCCAATTGAAGCTGGACCATTAAAACACGGTGTATCACAAGCATTATGTATGTATATTATTGAACCAGGTGGAAACCGTATTGAGTTATTCGGAGATTCAGGTTACTTAATTCTTGATCCAGACTGGGAAACAGTTAAATGGGCTCCAGAAGATGCTGCAAAAGCAATCATCTGGTATGGTGGAGAATTACCAGAAACTTACTTCCGTTATGGTACTCCAAGAATTGAAGATCAGACTGACGATTTAAACTGCTACTTCAATCCAATCAAGAACTCACTAGAAAAAGAAGATATGGCAGTTCATATCAGTAAAGAACGTGAGCGTAAATTATACGACACATTTGAATTTGATTTAAGTGATGAATAA
- the dmpG gene encoding 4-hydroxy-2-oxovalerate aldolase, whose protein sequence is MSKDLTLVEVALRDGSHVVRHQYTTEQVVSIVKGLNEAKVPYIEVSHGDGVGGSSVQYGFSKEYDINLIKAAKEASDFSKIAVLLLPGIGTVEDLKEAREAGADMVRVATHSTEADVSAQHIRYAKEELNMEVVGFLMMAHMASPEKLLEQAKLMESYGADIVYVTDSAGALLPDQVTERIQLLANNLNIKIGFHAHNNLGLAVANTLAAIDAGATFVDGSARAMGAGAGNTQTEVLVAVLNKLGYNTGIDLYKMMDVAQDLVAPLIEKEQIIDSDSLMLGYAGVYSSFRLFAQRAAEKFGVDSRDILNELGKIGVVGGQEDMIVDVASQLAKEQK, encoded by the coding sequence ATGAGTAAAGATTTAACACTAGTTGAAGTAGCGCTTCGTGATGGCTCTCACGTTGTCCGACATCAATATACAACCGAACAAGTGGTATCGATTGTTAAAGGGCTGAATGAAGCCAAAGTTCCATATATCGAAGTATCACATGGAGACGGTGTTGGTGGATCGTCCGTACAATATGGTTTTTCAAAAGAATATGATATCAACTTAATTAAAGCAGCGAAAGAAGCTTCGGATTTTTCTAAGATTGCCGTTCTATTGTTACCTGGAATAGGAACAGTTGAAGATCTAAAAGAAGCCAGAGAAGCGGGAGCAGACATGGTGCGTGTCGCAACCCATTCAACAGAAGCAGATGTTTCTGCACAACATATTCGCTACGCTAAAGAAGAACTTAACATGGAAGTTGTAGGCTTCCTCATGATGGCCCATATGGCATCACCAGAGAAATTACTTGAACAAGCGAAACTAATGGAAAGTTACGGTGCAGATATTGTCTATGTAACTGATTCGGCCGGTGCATTATTACCTGATCAAGTCACAGAACGTATCCAACTATTAGCGAATAACCTAAATATTAAAATAGGGTTCCATGCTCACAATAACTTAGGGCTTGCTGTTGCCAATACTTTAGCAGCGATTGATGCAGGTGCAACATTCGTTGACGGAAGTGCTCGCGCAATGGGGGCAGGGGCAGGAAATACTCAGACAGAAGTACTCGTAGCCGTATTGAATAAACTAGGCTATAACACTGGGATTGACTTATATAAAATGATGGATGTCGCACAAGACTTGGTGGCTCCATTAATCGAAAAAGAACAAATCATCGATAGCGATAGTTTAATGCTTGGATATGCAGGAGTGTACTCAAGTTTCAGACTATTTGCCCAACGAGCAGCCGAGAAATTCGGTGTCGATTCACGAGATATTCTAAATGAATTAGGAAAGATAGGAGTGGTAGGTGGACAAGAAGATATGATTGTAGATGTTGCTAGCCAGCTTGCAAAGGAGCAGAAGTAG
- a CDS encoding alpha/beta fold hydrolase: MSRPEIGKSVKTGKFTTNYLEVGENNGGVPLVFIHGSGPGVSAYANWRLVLPEVGVDNHAYALDMVGFGYSDKPTGDQVDFGIDLWTEQIIDFLDALNIEKANLVGNSFGGSLAISVALKAPDRVNKIITMGAMGVEMDMPYGLNEVWGYKGTKEHMAELIDLFAYDKKFASEELVTVRHEASQEPGFHEAFSSMFPHPRQSSADDLSFPDEEIKKIKHKTLLVHGREDKVVPVENSYRLINLLENADLHIFGKCGHWVQIEKSLEFSTLVNDFVKED, translated from the coding sequence ATGAGTAGACCAGAAATTGGAAAAAGCGTTAAGACAGGTAAGTTTACAACGAATTATCTAGAAGTTGGAGAAAATAACGGTGGCGTTCCATTAGTATTTATCCACGGTTCAGGACCTGGTGTATCGGCGTATGCTAACTGGCGTTTAGTATTACCAGAAGTTGGTGTAGATAATCATGCTTACGCATTAGATATGGTAGGTTTTGGATATTCTGACAAACCAACAGGTGATCAAGTAGATTTCGGTATTGATCTTTGGACAGAACAAATTATTGATTTCCTGGATGCATTGAATATTGAAAAAGCTAACTTAGTTGGTAACTCATTCGGTGGATCATTAGCGATTTCAGTTGCACTTAAAGCACCAGACCGCGTTAATAAGATTATTACAATGGGTGCAATGGGTGTTGAAATGGATATGCCTTATGGACTAAACGAGGTATGGGGTTATAAAGGAACGAAAGAGCATATGGCTGAGTTAATTGATTTATTCGCCTATGACAAAAAATTCGCTAGTGAGGAATTAGTTACTGTACGTCATGAAGCAAGTCAAGAGCCTGGTTTCCACGAAGCATTCAGTTCAATGTTTCCACACCCACGTCAAAGCTCTGCGGATGATTTATCATTCCCAGATGAAGAAATTAAGAAAATTAAACATAAGACATTGTTAGTTCACGGTCGTGAGGATAAAGTTGTTCCAGTAGAAAATTCTTACCGTTTAATCAATCTGCTTGAAAATGCTGATTTACATATCTTCGGAAAATGTGGACACTGGGTACAAATTGAGAAGTCACTTGAATTCTCTACTCTAGTAAATGACTTCGTAAAAGAAGATTAA
- a CDS encoding 4-oxalocrotonate decarboxylase, with protein MDNDLIHDIASELVEAEEDKRAIERFTKNRYPDLTVEQAYHIQEALIQIKRIDGHKVIAPKMGLTSKAKWDQMGVDTPIYGYIFDSMKVEDVIVHSNYIHPKIEPEIGIVLASDMEGPGVTRDDVLKNIAYVFSAVEIIDSRYKDFDFQLSDVIADNSSAKGYIFSDQRIPVDQLDLANEEVEIIKNGSVIAKGAGRNVLDHPAESIVALVNMLGEQGQIVKKGEPIMTGGMTSAVLIQPGDVVEINYTTLPTIKVNIK; from the coding sequence ATGGATAATGATTTAATTCACGATATCGCATCTGAATTAGTTGAAGCAGAAGAGGATAAACGAGCTATCGAACGCTTTACAAAAAATCGGTATCCCGATTTAACGGTCGAACAAGCTTATCATATTCAAGAAGCGCTGATTCAGATTAAGCGTATCGATGGCCATAAGGTTATTGCCCCGAAAATGGGTCTGACATCGAAGGCTAAGTGGGACCAAATGGGTGTAGACACACCAATCTATGGGTATATATTCGATTCGATGAAAGTGGAGGACGTTATTGTACATTCTAATTACATTCATCCAAAGATCGAACCAGAGATTGGGATTGTATTAGCATCTGATATGGAGGGACCAGGAGTTACACGTGATGATGTATTGAAGAATATTGCTTATGTTTTCAGTGCCGTTGAGATAATTGATAGCCGTTATAAAGATTTCGACTTTCAGTTGAGTGATGTTATTGCGGATAATTCTTCAGCAAAAGGTTATATCTTCTCAGATCAGAGGATACCAGTCGATCAATTAGATCTTGCAAATGAAGAAGTTGAGATAATTAAAAATGGAAGCGTTATCGCTAAGGGTGCAGGACGTAATGTCTTGGATCACCCAGCTGAATCAATTGTTGCTTTGGTCAATATGTTAGGTGAACAAGGACAGATAGTTAAAAAAGGTGAACCAATTATGACTGGCGGAATGACATCTGCCGTCTTAATACAACCAGGTGATGTTGTCGAGATAAACTATACAACCTTACCTACAATAAAAGTAAATATAAAATAA
- a CDS encoding acetaldehyde dehydrogenase (acetylating): MTKKIDVGIIGSGNIGSDLMMKLLRNDLLNPTHMIGIDAESRGMKMAAENGLEIIATGIDGLKDVENKPKMLFDATSAKAHEYNNKVAQELGIQMFDLTPAAIGPFTSPTVNINDHLDKTNVNLITCGGQATTPLVAAINDVASVKYAEIVATISSASAGPGTRANIDEFTETTSKALEEVGGADKGKAIIILNPAEPPILMRDTIYAIVEEDQLDEEKIVEAIRKREKEIQAIVPGYRLRTDPIFDDNQITLFVEVEGAGDYLPVYSGNLDIMTASAVGLAEAFAKKMTQANGGA; encoded by the coding sequence ATGACGAAAAAAATTGATGTAGGAATCATCGGATCTGGAAATATTGGATCTGACTTAATGATGAAACTCCTTCGCAATGATTTACTAAATCCAACTCATATGATCGGGATCGATGCAGAGTCTCGCGGTATGAAAATGGCAGCAGAAAATGGTCTAGAAATTATTGCAACAGGAATTGATGGACTAAAAGATGTTGAGAATAAACCAAAAATGTTATTCGATGCAACGTCAGCGAAAGCACATGAGTATAACAATAAAGTGGCGCAAGAATTAGGGATTCAGATGTTTGACCTAACACCAGCTGCAATAGGACCATTTACTTCACCAACGGTGAACATTAACGATCACTTGGATAAAACAAACGTCAACTTAATTACGTGTGGAGGTCAAGCAACAACGCCTCTAGTAGCAGCAATTAACGATGTGGCTTCAGTAAAATATGCTGAAATTGTCGCAACGATTTCAAGTGCTTCAGCGGGTCCAGGAACACGGGCAAACATTGATGAGTTTACAGAAACAACATCTAAAGCACTCGAAGAAGTTGGGGGCGCAGATAAAGGGAAAGCGATTATTATTTTAAACCCAGCCGAACCACCTATTCTAATGCGTGACACTATTTATGCCATTGTTGAAGAGGACCAATTGGATGAAGAGAAGATTGTTGAAGCAATCAGAAAACGTGAGAAAGAAATCCAAGCAATCGTACCAGGGTATCGTCTACGTACTGATCCAATCTTTGATGATAATCAAATCACTCTATTCGTCGAAGTAGAAGGAGCAGGCGATTACTTGCCAGTCTACTCAGGTAACTTGGATATAATGACTGCCTCAGCGGTAGGACTTGCTGAAGCATTCGCTAAAAAAATGACTCAAGCCAACGGAGGTGCCTAA